The following coding sequences lie in one Rhodococcus rhodochrous genomic window:
- a CDS encoding RidA family protein: MTEHDRREIRVDNLAEPLSHYTDVVVYNGLAFISGFLGVDRDGSLVDDNDVVAQARQSLQNLAHALDAVDSSFADVLKVTVYLTDVNDLAAINPVRQEFFGDARPASTLVEVAALALPYARVEIEAVAAVRTV, encoded by the coding sequence ATGACAGAGCATGACCGGCGCGAGATCCGCGTCGACAACCTAGCCGAGCCGCTCAGCCACTACACCGATGTGGTGGTGTACAACGGTTTGGCCTTCATTTCAGGTTTTCTAGGAGTTGATCGCGACGGATCACTGGTCGACGATAACGACGTTGTCGCCCAGGCCCGCCAGAGTCTTCAGAATCTCGCCCATGCATTGGATGCTGTCGATTCATCCTTCGCCGACGTGTTGAAGGTCACGGTGTACCTCACCGACGTCAACGACCTTGCGGCGATCAACCCCGTACGGCAAGAGTTCTTCGGCGATGCCCGACCCGCGAGCACCCTGGTCGAGGTCGCCGCGCTCGCCCTGCCCTATGCCCGAGTCGAGATCGAGGCCGTGGCGGCCGTGCGGACGGTCTGA
- a CDS encoding LLM class flavin-dependent oxidoreductase, whose amino-acid sequence MKVNLFLQAPYRYLPDDFESKYESVCSIPYSLVTRDGMYSSIRDFMDELMHGARSGFDGVAVTEHGQSSYDMIPNPDLISSALAYMTEAEGLEVAVYPMGRSLGKAREPLRAAEEYAMIDVMSGGRLVAGLTVGLSYDANINNGVPPIEVRPRFDENLELVLRAWREQDPFAWNGRYSQYPMVNMWPRPLQESVPVWITGIGNPRTMRMCFDRGFGFNYLSWFGAKLTGKRIFDRMWEQADEAGVARNPYRIGFLQTIAVSETDERAELEYGPHAEYAFRKGLGSIPIEKLGLPGAIDINGVKALIKDPGDFGLYHRMRTATFRDLVDAGVVVVGSPDTVAEQLLDFCREYGIGNLHAMLGFGSLPRHLVMKNIQLFAEEVLPRLRPLWTDTDHQHQWWPRRLGGTPISYTTATQAGANAR is encoded by the coding sequence GTGAAAGTCAACCTGTTCCTGCAGGCGCCGTACCGGTACCTTCCGGATGATTTCGAGAGCAAGTACGAGTCGGTGTGCAGCATTCCGTACTCGCTTGTCACCCGGGATGGGATGTACTCGTCGATTCGGGACTTCATGGACGAGCTGATGCACGGTGCGCGTAGTGGTTTCGATGGTGTGGCGGTCACCGAGCATGGTCAAAGCAGCTATGACATGATCCCGAATCCGGATCTGATCTCGAGTGCACTGGCCTACATGACCGAGGCTGAAGGGCTCGAGGTGGCGGTGTACCCGATGGGCCGGTCGTTGGGCAAGGCCCGCGAGCCGCTCCGCGCCGCGGAAGAGTACGCCATGATCGACGTGATGAGCGGCGGTCGCCTGGTGGCCGGGCTGACCGTGGGGTTGAGCTACGACGCCAACATCAACAACGGTGTCCCGCCGATCGAGGTCCGCCCCCGATTCGACGAGAACCTCGAATTGGTGCTGCGGGCCTGGCGCGAGCAGGATCCGTTCGCCTGGAACGGTCGCTATTCGCAGTATCCGATGGTGAACATGTGGCCACGGCCGCTGCAGGAGAGCGTCCCGGTGTGGATCACCGGGATCGGCAACCCCCGCACCATGCGGATGTGTTTCGATCGTGGCTTCGGGTTCAATTATCTGAGCTGGTTCGGTGCCAAACTGACCGGTAAGCGCATCTTCGACCGGATGTGGGAACAAGCCGACGAGGCGGGGGTGGCCCGTAATCCGTACCGTATCGGGTTCTTGCAGACCATTGCCGTCTCCGAAACGGACGAGCGTGCCGAGCTCGAGTACGGCCCGCACGCCGAATACGCGTTCCGGAAAGGTTTGGGTTCGATTCCGATCGAGAAGCTCGGTCTGCCCGGAGCTATCGACATCAACGGCGTCAAAGCTCTGATCAAGGATCCCGGCGACTTCGGTCTGTACCACCGCATGCGCACCGCCACCTTCCGCGATCTGGTCGACGCGGGGGTAGTCGTAGTCGGCAGCCCCGACACTGTCGCCGAGCAACTGCTCGACTTCTGCCGCGAATACGGCATCGGCAACCTCCACGCCATGCTGGGCTTCGGCTCCCTCCCTCGCCACCTGGTGATGAAGAACATCCAACTGTTCGCAGAAGAAGTGCTGCCCCGTCTGCGTCCCTTGTGGACCGATACCGACCATCAGCATCAGTGGTGGCCGCGCCGGCTCGGCGGCACGCCCATCTCCTACACCACCGCGACGCAGGCAGGAGCGAACGCCCGATGA
- a CDS encoding IS110 family RNA-guided transposase, translating to MLFIGDDWAEGHHDIEVEDDTGRRLARMRLPEGVEGLARLHEVIAEHLDTDPDGIGTDVPTDGAVVVGIETDRGVWVSALLACGYQVYVINPMSAARYRERHGTSGAKSDAGDAHVLAEIIRVDRDHHRQIAGDSTQVEALKLLTRAHQGLIWDRTRHLQRMRSALREYFPAALTAFDNLAAPDTLALLQKAPDPDRAARLTTGQITAELARAHRRGDRTAKATRIRDALRAPALRQPAEIENAYAIVVVGQARMLEHLNVQIDELEQEVKHSFRRHPAADIVRSCPGLGDVLGARVLAEFGDDPHRYRNAKARKNYAGTSPITRASGKRKTVSARYARNKHLADACHQWAFCSMNTSPGARAYYDALRAREVGHHAALRQLGNRLVGILHGCVKTGTVYDENTAWPQVTTQTAA from the coding sequence ATGTTGTTCATCGGCGATGACTGGGCAGAAGGACATCACGACATCGAGGTCGAAGACGACACCGGTCGCCGCCTGGCACGGATGCGGCTACCGGAAGGCGTCGAGGGGTTGGCCCGACTGCACGAGGTGATAGCCGAACATCTCGATACCGACCCCGACGGTATCGGGACCGATGTCCCCACCGATGGTGCGGTCGTCGTCGGGATCGAAACCGATCGTGGAGTATGGGTGTCGGCACTGCTGGCCTGCGGATACCAGGTGTATGTGATCAATCCGATGTCGGCAGCACGGTACCGAGAGCGGCACGGCACCTCGGGAGCCAAGTCCGACGCCGGCGATGCCCATGTCCTCGCCGAGATCATCCGGGTGGACCGGGACCATCACCGCCAAATCGCCGGGGACTCCACACAGGTCGAAGCCCTGAAACTGCTCACCCGCGCCCACCAAGGCCTGATCTGGGATCGGACCCGACACCTGCAGCGGATGCGGTCGGCGCTACGCGAGTACTTCCCGGCCGCATTGACCGCATTCGACAACCTCGCTGCCCCGGACACCCTGGCATTGCTGCAGAAAGCCCCCGATCCGGATCGCGCAGCACGACTGACCACCGGGCAGATCACCGCGGAACTCGCCCGGGCACACCGGCGCGGGGACCGCACCGCCAAGGCCACCCGCATCCGCGATGCGCTGCGGGCACCGGCGCTGCGGCAACCCGCTGAGATCGAAAATGCCTACGCGATCGTCGTCGTCGGACAAGCCCGCATGCTCGAGCACCTGAACGTGCAGATCGACGAGCTCGAGCAGGAGGTGAAGCACAGTTTTCGTCGGCACCCGGCCGCTGACATCGTCCGCAGCTGTCCCGGACTCGGGGACGTGCTGGGCGCCCGGGTGCTCGCAGAATTCGGCGACGATCCGCACCGATACCGTAATGCCAAGGCCCGCAAGAACTACGCCGGGACATCCCCGATAACCCGAGCATCGGGAAAGAGGAAGACGGTGTCAGCGCGTTACGCCCGCAACAAGCACCTGGCCGATGCGTGTCACCAGTGGGCGTTCTGCTCGATGAACACCTCACCGGGCGCTCGTGCCTATTACGACGCGCTGCGAGCCCGGGAGGTCGGCCATCATGCCGCGCTGCGTCAGCTCGGTAACCGGCTCGTCGGGATTCTCCACGGATGTGTGAAGACCGGCACGGTCTACGACGAGAACACCGCGTGGCCCCAAGTCACGACGCAAACCGCGGCTTGA
- a CDS encoding fumarylacetoacetate hydrolase family protein translates to MRLLNVRGRLSIATSTGLVDVSDHSSGRFSSDPQAIYERWQEFRDWASSSQLDKRLDGGVLPVEDLADLEAPVPRPRQVFAIGLNYFDHAAESGFTAPSEPVVFTKFVSSFTGANRTVSLPPGKVDWEVEVIAVIGSGGRNIPEARAWSHIAGLTVGQDLSERVTQMQGPAPQFSLAKSFPGFAPMGPALVTVDEISEIDDLQVTCELNGETVQSARTSEMIFSIPTLVALLSRIVTLLPGDVIFTGTPPGVGMGRSPERYLSDGDVLVSRVEGIGEMQNSLTASGPKENHVPHLESQATAY, encoded by the coding sequence ATGCGGCTACTGAACGTTCGCGGTCGTCTCAGCATCGCGACATCGACAGGATTAGTAGATGTGTCCGACCACAGTTCGGGTCGATTCAGTTCCGACCCTCAAGCGATCTATGAACGGTGGCAGGAGTTCCGTGACTGGGCTTCTAGCTCGCAACTCGACAAGCGACTGGACGGTGGCGTGCTACCGGTGGAAGATCTCGCCGACCTCGAGGCGCCAGTACCGCGCCCCCGTCAAGTCTTCGCCATCGGCCTTAACTATTTCGACCATGCAGCTGAATCCGGCTTCACTGCTCCCTCAGAACCGGTGGTCTTTACCAAGTTCGTCAGCTCTTTCACTGGGGCGAACCGGACTGTGAGCCTTCCACCTGGAAAGGTTGACTGGGAAGTTGAGGTCATCGCGGTGATCGGGAGCGGTGGCAGGAACATCCCGGAAGCCCGAGCTTGGTCTCACATCGCTGGCCTCACTGTCGGTCAGGACCTCTCTGAACGCGTGACTCAAATGCAGGGCCCAGCCCCGCAATTCAGCCTCGCCAAGTCATTTCCGGGCTTCGCCCCAATGGGACCAGCGCTGGTGACCGTCGATGAGATCTCCGAGATTGATGACCTCCAAGTGACCTGTGAACTCAACGGCGAGACGGTGCAAAGCGCGCGCACCTCGGAGATGATCTTCTCGATTCCGACCTTGGTCGCACTACTTTCCCGGATCGTGACGCTACTGCCAGGTGATGTCATCTTCACAGGGACACCTCCAGGCGTCGGAATGGGTCGCAGTCCCGAACGTTATCTTTCCGACGGAGACGTCCTCGTCAGCCGCGTGGAAGGGATCGGCGAGATGCAGAACAGCCTCACGGCAAGCGGACCTAAAGAGAACCACGTTCCTCACTTGGAGTCGCAGGCGACTGCATACTGA
- a CDS encoding 4-hydroxyphenylacetate 3-hydroxylase N-terminal domain-containing protein: protein MAEHVTLAEQTTRPQTGDEYLASLKDGREVWFRGERVDDVTTHPAFRNSTRMIARLYDGLHDESRKSKLLLPTDTGNSGTTHAFFRAPYTIEDLQAGADACAEWARMTYGWMGRTPDYKAGFISTLGSNTEYYAPFEENARRWYKEGQEKALFFNHAIVNPPVDRNKAMEQVKDVYMHVEKETDAGIVVSGAKVVATGSVLCQYNFIGNYAPTPIKTKEFSAMFAVPMNTPGVKLICRPSYEYSAGKTGSPFDNPLSSRLDENDSIFIFDNVFVPWENVFCYDPEKATDFYMGSGFIWRGILQGCVRFAVKLDFLCGVLIKSLEMTGTKDFRGVQTRIGELITYRHLFWSLVSAMVNDAERWSDGTYVPNVEACTVYRVLGARIYPKIRDIFEKDVASALIYTNSNSVDWASEDIRPYLDKYVRGSGGRSAEERVKVLKLAWDAIGSDFGSRHELYERNYAGNHEQVAVDAFLGATSSGRVDELVGLVDQCMSEYDTHGWTVPDLIDPREGQ from the coding sequence ATGGCCGAGCACGTGACACTCGCGGAGCAGACCACCCGACCGCAGACCGGCGACGAGTACCTTGCCAGCCTGAAGGATGGGCGCGAGGTGTGGTTCCGCGGCGAGCGCGTCGATGACGTCACGACACATCCCGCTTTCCGTAACAGCACCCGCATGATCGCCCGCCTGTACGACGGCCTGCACGACGAGAGTCGAAAGAGCAAGTTGCTCTTGCCCACCGACACCGGAAACAGCGGGACGACACACGCGTTCTTCCGGGCTCCCTACACGATCGAAGACCTTCAAGCTGGCGCTGACGCCTGCGCCGAGTGGGCTCGAATGACCTACGGTTGGATGGGCCGGACTCCCGACTACAAGGCGGGATTTATTTCCACCCTTGGATCGAACACCGAGTACTACGCTCCGTTCGAGGAGAACGCTCGGCGGTGGTACAAGGAAGGGCAAGAGAAGGCCCTCTTCTTCAATCACGCGATCGTGAACCCGCCTGTGGACCGCAACAAGGCGATGGAGCAAGTCAAGGACGTGTACATGCACGTCGAGAAGGAGACCGACGCCGGCATCGTCGTGTCGGGAGCCAAAGTCGTGGCGACAGGTTCCGTGCTATGCCAGTACAACTTCATCGGGAACTACGCCCCCACTCCAATCAAGACAAAGGAATTTTCGGCGATGTTCGCGGTTCCGATGAACACGCCGGGCGTGAAATTGATCTGTCGCCCGTCCTACGAATACAGCGCAGGAAAGACTGGCAGCCCCTTCGACAACCCGTTGTCGAGCCGTCTGGACGAGAACGACTCGATATTCATCTTTGACAACGTCTTTGTCCCGTGGGAGAACGTCTTCTGCTACGACCCCGAGAAGGCGACGGATTTCTACATGGGCTCGGGCTTCATCTGGCGAGGGATCCTCCAAGGATGCGTCCGGTTCGCGGTCAAACTCGACTTCCTCTGCGGAGTCCTGATCAAGAGCCTCGAGATGACCGGGACCAAGGACTTCCGGGGTGTGCAGACCCGTATCGGTGAGCTGATCACCTACCGCCACCTCTTCTGGTCTCTGGTCAGCGCTATGGTCAACGACGCCGAGCGCTGGTCGGACGGCACGTATGTGCCGAACGTCGAGGCGTGCACGGTCTACCGGGTCCTCGGAGCGCGGATCTATCCTAAGATCCGCGACATCTTCGAGAAGGACGTCGCCAGCGCCCTCATCTACACGAACTCCAACAGCGTCGACTGGGCCTCCGAGGATATCCGCCCCTACCTCGACAAGTACGTCCGCGGCAGCGGAGGCCGATCGGCAGAGGAGCGAGTGAAGGTGCTCAAGCTCGCCTGGGACGCGATCGGCTCGGACTTCGGCAGCCGTCACGAACTATACGAGCGCAACTACGCCGGCAACCACGAACAGGTCGCGGTCGACGCGTTCCTGGGGGCAACGTCATCGGGACGCGTCGATGAGTTGGTCGGCCTCGTGGACCAGTGCATGTCGGAATACGACACCCACGGTTGGACGGTGCCCGATCTCATAGACCCGCGGGAAGGCCAGTGA
- a CDS encoding flavin reductase family protein: MQNIVDLHAVLRSSLASLGDRMNTPADDMSDDMSIADAFRRSMSLLTASVAVVTTKVEDRPWGMTITACCSVSTAPPTVLISLGEASATTHAVAEQGEYGLCLMGTGGVATAEFAAAPGRPKFLDEPHLAAPVAATPCVRGAIAHLDCLVTRTIPVADHVLFIGEVRGVSFPSSAPTLLYGAREFHRTVPALQLAGTETDLHALAYSMW; encoded by the coding sequence ATGCAGAACATCGTAGACTTGCATGCAGTTCTCAGGTCTAGTCTGGCTTCCCTAGGAGACCGCATGAATACTCCCGCTGACGATATGTCCGACGATATGTCCATTGCAGACGCCTTCCGACGCTCCATGAGTCTCCTGACTGCCAGTGTTGCGGTCGTGACAACCAAGGTCGAAGACCGCCCATGGGGCATGACCATCACTGCCTGCTGTTCAGTCTCGACAGCACCACCTACCGTTTTAATCTCGCTCGGAGAGGCCAGCGCGACCACGCACGCAGTCGCTGAGCAAGGGGAATACGGACTCTGCCTCATGGGCACGGGTGGTGTCGCTACGGCAGAGTTCGCCGCCGCGCCCGGACGCCCGAAGTTTCTTGATGAGCCTCATTTGGCTGCGCCAGTGGCCGCGACGCCATGCGTTCGGGGAGCAATCGCACATCTGGACTGTCTCGTGACACGAACAATCCCTGTTGCTGATCACGTGCTTTTCATCGGAGAGGTCCGAGGAGTTTCTTTCCCGAGTTCAGCACCTACGCTTTTGTACGGTGCACGCGAGTTCCACAGGACCGTGCCAGCGCTTCAATTGGCCGGCACTGAGACGGATCTACACGCCTTGGCATACTCGATGTGGTGA
- a CDS encoding IS1380 family transposase has product MKVSHKFIDGSAVFDEDNLVSCAGLVPVMTLAEHTHLPDLLTEKVSITTTKVTSGAANPAPKLLTLIAGMCAGADSIDDIDLLRSGGMPHLFAGVYAPSTVGTLLREFSFGHARQLESVLREHLIALAARVEILPGLAEQAFIDIDSLLRPVYGHAKQGASYGHTKIAGKQILRKGLSPLATTISTADSAPIITGMRLRAGKAGSGNGAGRMVTQAIVTARQAGATGTIVVRGDSAYGTRAVISACLRAKVCFSLVLAKNTAVQRAIDSIPDEAWTAVKYPGAVRDPDTGAWISDAEVAETTYTAFASTRTPVTARLIVRRVKDARFPDALFPVWRYHPFFTNTSAHTVDADVTHRRHAIIETVFADLIDGPLAHMPSGRFGANSAWVLCAAIAHNLLRATGVLAGGGHSRARGATLRRKIVNLPARLCRPQRRPILRLPTHWPWSAAWLRLWANTIGHSPPSTT; this is encoded by the coding sequence GTGAAAGTGTCCCACAAGTTCATCGACGGCTCCGCCGTGTTCGACGAGGACAACCTCGTCTCGTGCGCCGGACTGGTCCCGGTCATGACACTGGCCGAACACACCCACCTGCCGGACCTGCTCACCGAGAAGGTCTCGATCACCACCACGAAGGTCACCTCCGGGGCCGCGAACCCGGCACCGAAACTGCTCACCCTGATCGCCGGGATGTGCGCCGGCGCCGACAGCATCGACGATATCGACCTGCTGCGCTCGGGCGGCATGCCACACCTGTTCGCAGGCGTCTACGCGCCCTCGACTGTGGGAACGCTGCTGCGCGAGTTCAGCTTCGGTCATGCACGTCAGCTCGAATCCGTGCTCCGCGAACACCTGATCGCACTCGCCGCCCGGGTCGAGATCCTGCCCGGTCTGGCCGAGCAGGCGTTCATCGACATCGACTCGCTGCTGCGCCCGGTCTACGGCCACGCCAAACAAGGCGCGAGCTACGGACACACGAAAATCGCCGGCAAACAGATCCTGCGCAAAGGCCTGTCCCCGCTGGCCACGACCATCAGCACCGCCGACTCCGCGCCGATCATCACCGGCATGCGACTGCGGGCCGGGAAGGCCGGCTCCGGTAACGGTGCAGGTCGGATGGTTACTCAGGCCATCGTCACCGCCCGCCAGGCCGGCGCGACCGGGACCATCGTGGTCCGTGGGGACTCTGCGTACGGCACCCGCGCGGTCATCTCCGCGTGTCTGCGCGCGAAAGTGTGTTTCTCGCTCGTCCTGGCCAAGAACACCGCCGTCCAACGCGCGATCGACTCGATTCCCGACGAGGCGTGGACCGCGGTGAAATATCCCGGTGCCGTGCGTGACCCGGACACCGGTGCCTGGATCTCCGATGCCGAGGTCGCCGAAACCACTTACACCGCTTTCGCTTCCACCAGGACTCCGGTCACCGCCCGGTTGATCGTGCGCCGCGTCAAAGACGCCCGCTTCCCCGACGCGTTGTTTCCGGTGTGGCGATATCACCCGTTTTTCACCAACACCAGCGCCCACACCGTCGATGCTGATGTCACCCATCGCCGGCACGCGATCATCGAAACCGTCTTCGCCGACCTCATCGACGGGCCCCTGGCGCACATGCCGTCGGGGAGGTTCGGGGCGAATTCGGCATGGGTGCTCTGCGCGGCGATCGCCCACAATCTGCTGCGCGCGACCGGTGTTCTTGCAGGTGGTGGGCATTCGCGCGCCCGTGGGGCGACGCTACGCCGCAAGATCGTCAACCTTCCCGCCCGATTGTGTCGACCGCAACGAAGACCGATCTTGCGACTACCCACGCACTGGCCCTGGTCGGCTGCCTGGCTTCGACTGTGGGCCAACACCATCGGCCACAGTCCGCCCTCGACCACCTGA
- the catA gene encoding catechol 1,2-dioxygenase has protein sequence MTTMENPTAHGSGNAATDKFKSERVTSDTSVERASAIYKDLLDALAGIVDKHQVTYDEYRVLKQWLIDVGEYGEWPLWLDVFVEHEIEKVHYNRKGFTGTKGSIEGPYYVPNSPKLPAKCTMPMREKDKVAPPLVFKGQVTDLEGNGLHGATVELWHADEEGFYSQFAPGIPEWNLRGTVEVDENGNFEITTLKPAPYKIPADGPTGWFISSYGGHPWRPAHLHLMVKAPGKRAITTQLYFQGGEWVEDDVATAVKPELILDPQPNADGIAEVTYNFVLDPEA, from the coding sequence ATGACCACCATGGAGAACCCCACCGCCCACGGGTCCGGCAATGCTGCGACCGACAAGTTCAAGTCCGAGCGGGTCACGTCCGATACCTCGGTCGAGCGCGCGTCGGCGATCTACAAGGACCTGCTGGACGCTCTCGCCGGCATCGTCGACAAGCACCAGGTGACCTACGACGAGTACCGGGTGCTCAAGCAGTGGCTCATCGACGTGGGTGAGTACGGCGAGTGGCCGCTGTGGCTGGACGTCTTCGTCGAGCACGAGATCGAGAAGGTGCACTACAACCGCAAGGGCTTCACCGGCACCAAGGGCTCCATCGAAGGCCCCTACTACGTCCCGAACAGCCCCAAGCTCCCGGCCAAGTGCACGATGCCGATGCGCGAGAAGGACAAGGTCGCGCCGCCGCTGGTCTTCAAGGGCCAGGTCACCGACCTCGAGGGCAACGGCCTGCACGGCGCCACCGTCGAGCTGTGGCACGCCGACGAAGAGGGCTTCTACTCGCAATTCGCCCCCGGCATCCCCGAGTGGAACCTGCGCGGCACCGTCGAGGTCGACGAGAACGGCAACTTCGAGATCACCACGCTCAAGCCGGCTCCCTACAAGATCCCGGCCGACGGACCGACCGGCTGGTTCATCAGCTCCTACGGCGGACACCCCTGGCGTCCCGCCCACCTGCACCTCATGGTGAAGGCTCCCGGCAAGCGCGCCATCACCACCCAGCTGTACTTCCAGGGCGGCGAGTGGGTCGAGGACGACGTCGCCACGGCCGTCAAGCCCGAGCTCATTCTGGATCCGCAGCCCAACGCCGACGGCATCGCCGAGGTGACCTACAACTTCGTGCTCGACCCGGAAGCGTGA
- a CDS encoding alpha/beta fold hydrolase has translation MPSSTTRVVEDGDGDQAIVLLHGVGARADRWRTTVSTLAQRGFHAYAIDFPGHGFAEKGEGPNYSVSGYSRFVIEVMDALNLSHAGIVGTSLGAHVAARTACDASDRVDALALVGPTGLAPTGSANREALAHAITDTDRDGAARKLRALVHDPAIVTEAWITEEWRINTSPGADTALTRLADYFRRHLDADAVGDALKQLPQPPPTILIWGTEDKLVPFDLAPQSVALLPDGTELSPIADAGHAPYLERPDEFGELLLAFLERHRTGTH, from the coding sequence GTGCCGTCCTCCACCACGCGCGTGGTGGAGGACGGCGACGGGGACCAGGCCATCGTTCTCCTCCACGGCGTCGGAGCCCGCGCCGACCGATGGCGCACCACCGTGTCCACGCTGGCACAACGGGGCTTTCACGCGTACGCGATCGACTTTCCGGGCCACGGGTTTGCGGAGAAGGGCGAGGGCCCCAACTATTCCGTTTCCGGTTACTCTCGATTCGTCATCGAGGTGATGGACGCGCTAAACCTCTCCCACGCCGGGATTGTCGGGACGTCGCTCGGTGCCCATGTTGCGGCACGGACGGCGTGTGATGCCAGCGATCGGGTCGATGCACTCGCTCTGGTGGGCCCTACCGGCCTTGCACCAACAGGCTCCGCAAACCGGGAGGCACTCGCCCACGCCATCACCGACACCGACCGCGACGGTGCCGCTCGGAAGTTGAGAGCTCTCGTCCATGACCCCGCGATCGTCACTGAGGCGTGGATCACTGAGGAGTGGCGCATCAACACCTCTCCCGGCGCCGATACCGCGCTGACGCGTCTCGCCGACTACTTCCGTCGCCACCTGGACGCCGACGCCGTAGGAGACGCGCTCAAGCAGCTGCCACAGCCCCCGCCCACCATCCTGATCTGGGGGACCGAGGACAAGCTCGTCCCGTTCGATCTGGCACCACAGTCAGTCGCACTGCTTCCCGACGGCACCGAACTATCGCCCATCGCGGACGCAGGCCACGCTCCATACCTGGAGCGACCGGACGAATTCGGGGAGCTCCTGCTCGCGTTCCTCGAACGTCATCGAACGGGCACACATTGA
- a CDS encoding alpha/beta fold hydrolase, giving the protein MSTPTITEQTVDVWGGRLTITVKIAGAGTPLLYLHPAAGLAWDPFLSHLASRYTVYAPEFPGTSDGNPYAIHTIDTLSDMVLAYEELIRALGLDRPVVVGQSFGGMLAAELAAAFPALPEKLILLDPIGLWSEAAPTANWIATPPEQLPALLFHDPTSPAAQAMLAPSDDIEQQQAAAAAMVWAFGCTGKFAWPIPDRGLRHRLHRVVAPTLIVWGREDRLVSAIYAEQFHKLIADSTVTIIEDCGHIPQVEKLDETLEAVDKFLL; this is encoded by the coding sequence ATGAGCACTCCGACCATTACCGAACAGACCGTCGACGTCTGGGGCGGCCGACTGACCATCACCGTCAAGATCGCCGGCGCCGGAACGCCGTTGCTGTATCTGCACCCGGCTGCGGGCCTGGCATGGGATCCATTCCTGTCCCATTTGGCCTCGCGGTACACCGTCTACGCTCCGGAGTTCCCCGGCACCAGCGACGGCAATCCATATGCCATCCATACCATCGACACCCTCAGCGACATGGTGCTCGCTTACGAGGAACTGATCCGCGCGCTCGGACTCGATCGCCCCGTGGTGGTCGGGCAGTCCTTCGGCGGCATGCTCGCGGCCGAACTCGCTGCCGCGTTCCCGGCGTTGCCGGAGAAACTGATTCTGCTCGATCCGATCGGACTGTGGAGCGAGGCTGCCCCGACGGCGAACTGGATCGCCACCCCGCCCGAGCAGCTACCGGCCTTGCTGTTCCACGACCCCACCAGCCCGGCAGCCCAGGCGATGCTTGCACCATCTGATGACATCGAACAACAGCAGGCTGCCGCGGCCGCCATGGTGTGGGCCTTCGGATGCACCGGCAAGTTTGCCTGGCCCATCCCCGACCGGGGTCTGCGTCACCGACTGCACCGCGTCGTCGCACCAACTTTGATCGTGTGGGGCCGCGAGGACCGACTCGTCTCCGCGATCTACGCCGAACAGTTCCACAAACTCATCGCCGACAGCACCGTGACCATCATCGAGGACTGTGGGCACATTCCTCAGGTGGAAAAGCTCGACGAAACCCTCGAGGCCGTCGACAAGTTCCTCCTCTGA
- a CDS encoding flavin reductase family protein, which produces MTTAVQHSMRALPQDKDQDVDAATIRRAMGRVPTSVAVVTALCDGEPVGMTIGSLTSVSLDPPLVAFFAFSGSSTFAQLRRSECFCINVLAEDQAEICHGFARIDGAKFEVGEWEYHHGIPTIKDAVTTILCEQDHVFEAGDHLGMIGRVTHVDFSDNRPLVYYRGQTSQLHGSGTPD; this is translated from the coding sequence ATGACCACCGCAGTGCAACATTCAATGCGCGCTCTTCCACAGGACAAGGACCAAGACGTGGATGCGGCAACGATTCGCCGGGCCATGGGCCGTGTACCGACCTCGGTCGCAGTGGTGACTGCTCTCTGTGACGGGGAACCGGTCGGGATGACCATCGGCTCTTTGACCTCGGTTTCCCTCGACCCGCCTCTGGTGGCATTCTTCGCCTTTTCCGGCTCATCGACATTCGCCCAACTGCGCCGCAGCGAATGCTTCTGCATCAACGTCCTTGCCGAGGACCAAGCCGAGATCTGCCACGGATTTGCCCGGATCGACGGAGCGAAATTCGAAGTCGGCGAATGGGAATACCACCACGGCATCCCCACCATCAAGGACGCAGTGACCACGATCCTGTGCGAACAGGACCATGTTTTCGAAGCCGGCGACCATCTCGGCATGATCGGCCGCGTCACCCACGTCGACTTCAGCGACAACCGGCCCCTGGTGTACTACCGCGGACAAACTTCCCAATTGCACGGCAGCGGCACACCGGACTGA